In a genomic window of Nocardiopsis mwathae:
- a CDS encoding GntR family transcriptional regulator, whose protein sequence is MAEIYGVAKMTVARAVRELRDRQLAITVRGKGTVVAEQSNADGGQ, encoded by the coding sequence ATGGCCGAGATCTACGGCGTGGCCAAGATGACCGTCGCCCGAGCAGTGCGAGAGCTGCGTGACCGCCAACTCGCGATCACGGTCCGCGGCAAGGGGACGGTCGTCGCGGAGCAGTCGAACGCCGACGGCGGTCAGTAG
- a CDS encoding TetR/AcrR family transcriptional regulator: protein MDEPPRRRRRSSAEETREHILDSAADVLRRSGLAQARTKEIAREAGYSEATLYKHFEDKTDLLLAVMRHRFPPFVDVLAELPARVGRGEVRETLAEVAAKAVEFFRHGTPLLGALFADPELLRRHREELRQRGAGPLNVNRALADYLRAERDLGRIRADTDPEAVASLLVGACFQRGFFEAFSGGLGDFPPVDRFAADLVAALPDIFQGR from the coding sequence ATGGACGAGCCACCCAGGAGGCGGCGCAGGTCGAGCGCGGAGGAGACGCGTGAGCACATCCTGGACAGCGCGGCCGACGTCCTGCGCCGTTCGGGACTGGCGCAGGCCAGAACCAAGGAGATCGCACGAGAGGCCGGCTACTCCGAGGCGACTCTCTACAAGCACTTCGAGGACAAGACCGATCTGCTGCTGGCGGTCATGCGCCACCGGTTCCCTCCCTTCGTCGACGTGCTCGCCGAGCTGCCGGCCCGGGTGGGCCGCGGTGAGGTGCGCGAGACCCTGGCCGAGGTGGCGGCCAAGGCGGTCGAGTTCTTCCGGCACGGAACTCCGCTCCTGGGCGCCCTGTTCGCCGATCCGGAGTTGCTGCGGCGCCATCGCGAGGAGCTGCGCCAGCGCGGTGCCGGTCCGCTCAACGTCAACCGGGCCCTCGCCGATTACCTGAGGGCCGAGCGCGACCTCGGGCGGATCCGAGCGGACACCGACCCCGAAGCTGTAGCGTCCCTGCTGGTCGGAGCGTGTTTCCAACGAGGCTTCTTCGAGGCGTTCTCCGGCGGCCTGGGGGACTTCCCCCCTGTCGACCGGTTCGCGGCCGACCTGGTGGCGGCCCTTCCCGACATATTCCAAGGTCGCTGA
- a CDS encoding DUF7134 domain-containing protein, whose protein sequence is MSSDPTEKRFRGTDALIAGVVLAIELFDAYGSLGGDPLDPVAGWNTAQNTDPWAFVLVLLGCGALYWRRTHPVTTLAVATAAFSVFLLRDFELGMFLAPMVAFYTVAALGRERFPALLAGTVCMSATVGWLYTRTSEITDAGVGVLAWVAFGSVILIFFAGSYVAGELVRCHRLLSSYRDAGTASELTRLETDGRATQEAAQVERGGDA, encoded by the coding sequence ATGTCATCCGACCCGACCGAAAAGCGCTTCCGGGGAACGGACGCCCTCATAGCTGGGGTCGTACTCGCCATCGAACTCTTCGATGCCTACGGCTCCCTGGGCGGTGATCCGCTGGACCCCGTCGCGGGCTGGAACACCGCCCAGAACACGGACCCGTGGGCCTTCGTTCTCGTGCTGCTGGGCTGTGGCGCGCTCTACTGGCGCCGGACGCATCCGGTCACCACCCTGGCCGTCGCGACCGCGGCCTTCTCGGTCTTCCTGCTCCGAGACTTCGAGCTCGGGATGTTCCTGGCGCCGATGGTCGCTTTCTACACCGTCGCGGCCCTGGGCCGCGAGCGGTTTCCCGCCCTTCTCGCCGGGACCGTGTGCATGTCCGCAACCGTTGGGTGGCTGTACACTCGTACCTCGGAAATCACCGACGCCGGAGTGGGAGTACTGGCGTGGGTCGCCTTCGGATCCGTGATCCTCATCTTCTTCGCCGGGTCCTACGTCGCGGGGGAACTGGTGCGCTGCCATCGCCTGCTCTCCTCATACCGAGACGCGGGAACGGCGTCGGAACTCACACGCTTGGAGACGGATGGACGAGCCACCCAGGAGGCGGCGCAGGTCGAGCGCGGAGGAGACGCGTGA
- a CDS encoding DUF4352 domain-containing protein, giving the protein MEVENVGDKATYLGSSTPKPQDAHGKQHSSKTTAGENDLFLEQITPGSSVSG; this is encoded by the coding sequence GTGGAGGTGGAGAACGTCGGCGACAAGGCCACCTACCTCGGCTCCAGCACGCCGAAGCCGCAGGACGCCCACGGCAAGCAGCACTCCTCCAAGACCACCGCAGGAGAGAACGATCTGTTCCTGGAGCAGATCACCCCAGGAAGCTCCGTGTCGGGATAG
- a CDS encoding methyltransferase domain-containing protein — MSLVGLLDLNCAIPRGGWRDALTRVPRRLFIPDTIWLPDPDGLLVAVHRDDEAWEKRAASDVAIATQVDDGAPAARHGRGRTATSSASQPSLVLRMLDALDVGDGDRVLEIGTGSGWNAGLLAARLGEDRITSIEVDPEVADQARRNLEKVGLSPHLIVGDGAEGAPDRAPFDRIIATAAVNRVPPAWTTQTRPGGTILTPWGTPYASTGLLRLQVGDDGTAHGQVLGRAGFMWVREQRGPMGAWGKYVDTSLPVDTAKTSVPISDLLDFGAPARFAVGLLVPQIYQVDCHAEDDSGEYTLWLFDAQGSWASVDYQPGASDYPVEQAGPRRLWDEIQAAYQWWVATDRPGRERFGLTVTVDSQQVWLDSPDRPLTPVLQS; from the coding sequence ATGAGCCTCGTCGGCCTCTTGGACCTCAATTGTGCGATCCCCCGCGGCGGGTGGCGCGACGCCCTGACCCGCGTCCCACGCCGCCTCTTCATCCCCGATACCATCTGGCTCCCCGACCCTGACGGCCTCCTCGTCGCCGTACACCGCGATGACGAGGCCTGGGAGAAGCGCGCGGCATCCGACGTCGCCATCGCCACGCAGGTCGACGACGGCGCCCCGGCCGCGCGCCATGGGCGAGGCCGGACCGCCACCTCCTCGGCCTCCCAGCCATCGCTCGTACTGCGCATGCTCGATGCCCTGGACGTAGGGGACGGCGACCGGGTGTTGGAGATCGGCACCGGCAGCGGATGGAACGCCGGGCTGCTCGCAGCCCGGCTCGGCGAGGACCGCATCACTAGCATCGAAGTCGATCCCGAGGTCGCCGACCAGGCCCGCCGCAACCTAGAGAAGGTGGGGCTGAGCCCTCACTTGATCGTCGGCGACGGGGCCGAGGGCGCACCCGATCGCGCTCCGTTCGACCGCATCATCGCCACCGCCGCCGTAAACCGCGTCCCACCGGCATGGACTACCCAGACCCGGCCGGGCGGGACCATCCTCACCCCATGGGGCACCCCGTACGCCTCCACCGGACTGCTGCGACTCCAGGTCGGCGACGATGGCACCGCCCACGGGCAGGTGCTGGGCCGGGCCGGGTTCATGTGGGTGCGCGAGCAGCGAGGCCCGATGGGCGCGTGGGGCAAGTACGTCGACACGAGCCTGCCCGTGGACACCGCGAAGACCTCCGTGCCGATCAGTGACCTGCTGGACTTCGGCGCGCCGGCCCGCTTCGCCGTCGGACTCCTGGTGCCACAGATCTACCAAGTTGACTGCCACGCCGAGGACGACTCCGGCGAGTACACGCTGTGGCTGTTCGACGCCCAGGGCTCATGGGCGTCAGTCGACTACCAGCCCGGCGCCTCTGACTATCCGGTGGAACAGGCAGGCCCCCGTCGTCTGTGGGATGAGATCCAGGCCGCTTACCAATGGTGGGTAGCCACAGACCGTCCCGGCCGGGAGCGCTTCGGCCTGACCGTCACCGTCGACAGCCAGCAGGTATGGCTCGACAGCCCCGACCGGCCGCTCACACCGGTGCTGCAAAGCTAA
- a CDS encoding BCCT family transporter codes for MAFPEQFGEAASNTRNWIGVNFGWFYVIATTFFLILAVVLMLSRYGNIRLGPDSSRPEFSTLAWFAMLFTAGMGIGLVFWGVAEPAFHAASDYVAEATGDPATGAMQFTLFHWGFHPWAVYIVLGLSLGYFCFRKGLPMRPASALYPLIGNRIYGWIGNLIDILAVFGTLFGLATSLGLGTMQVNTGLSQEFGIPVNPFVQSLIILLITAVAVVSVVAGIDKGIRRLSVINLWLAAALLLTMFLIGPKLWMLSMMYTGAGEYLQNLVQMSLNFSVSTPAGENPAETFATSWTIFYWGWWISWSPFVGMFLARISYGRTIRQFIVGTLFAPVGVSVVWFGVFGGTGIYYDMFRFGEGDKISDVANEAEATFHLIDALPLPGVFLSLLALLTMAVVVVFFITSSDSGSLVVDMLTNGGDPHPVRLQRIFWATMEGVITIVLLVIGGSAALLALQAASVSTGLPFAIVLVVIGFSLIKALRSEDPTSMLPEGFKPRVAPPGPGTEGAEAERVPVTGPGDREHERAVGDGSTAGRAAGEESSGD; via the coding sequence GTGGCGTTTCCGGAGCAGTTCGGTGAAGCCGCATCGAACACCCGTAATTGGATCGGGGTGAACTTCGGCTGGTTCTACGTCATCGCCACCACGTTCTTCTTGATCCTCGCCGTGGTGCTGATGCTCAGCCGCTACGGCAACATCCGGCTGGGCCCCGACTCCTCCAGGCCGGAGTTCAGCACCCTCGCCTGGTTCGCCATGCTGTTCACCGCCGGTATGGGCATCGGCCTGGTGTTCTGGGGTGTGGCCGAACCCGCCTTCCACGCGGCGAGCGACTACGTCGCCGAGGCCACCGGCGACCCGGCGACCGGGGCGATGCAGTTCACCCTGTTCCACTGGGGTTTCCACCCGTGGGCCGTCTACATCGTCCTCGGCCTGTCCCTCGGCTACTTCTGCTTCCGCAAGGGCCTGCCCATGCGGCCGGCCTCGGCCCTCTACCCGCTGATCGGCAACCGGATCTACGGCTGGATCGGCAACCTGATCGACATCCTGGCCGTCTTCGGCACGCTGTTCGGCCTGGCGACCTCGCTGGGCCTGGGCACCATGCAGGTCAACACCGGGCTCTCCCAGGAGTTCGGAATCCCCGTCAACCCCTTCGTGCAGTCCCTGATCATCCTGCTGATCACCGCCGTCGCCGTGGTCAGTGTGGTCGCCGGGATCGACAAGGGCATCCGGCGGCTCTCGGTCATCAACCTGTGGCTCGCGGCGGCACTGCTGCTGACCATGTTCCTGATCGGTCCGAAGCTGTGGATGCTCAGCATGATGTACACCGGGGCCGGGGAGTACCTGCAGAACCTGGTCCAGATGAGCCTGAACTTCTCGGTCTCGACCCCCGCCGGGGAGAACCCGGCGGAGACCTTCGCCACCTCCTGGACCATCTTCTACTGGGGCTGGTGGATCTCCTGGTCGCCGTTCGTCGGCATGTTCCTCGCCCGGATCTCCTACGGCCGCACCATCCGGCAGTTCATCGTCGGCACGCTGTTCGCCCCCGTCGGAGTGAGCGTCGTCTGGTTCGGTGTCTTCGGCGGCACCGGCATCTACTACGACATGTTCCGGTTCGGTGAGGGCGACAAGATCAGCGACGTCGCCAACGAGGCCGAGGCGACGTTCCACCTGATCGACGCCCTACCGCTGCCGGGTGTCTTCCTCTCCCTGCTGGCACTGCTGACCATGGCCGTCGTGGTGGTCTTCTTCATCACCTCGTCGGACTCCGGCTCGCTGGTCGTGGACATGCTGACCAACGGCGGCGACCCGCACCCGGTCCGCCTCCAGCGGATCTTCTGGGCCACGATGGAGGGTGTCATCACCATCGTGCTGCTGGTCATCGGCGGCAGCGCGGCCCTTCTGGCACTACAGGCGGCATCGGTGTCCACGGGTCTGCCATTCGCGATCGTGCTCGTGGTGATCGGCTTCAGCCTGATCAAGGCGCTGCGCTCCGAAGACCCGACCTCGATGCTTCCGGAGGGCTTCAAGCCGAGGGTCGCTCCCCCCGGCCCGGGAACCGAGGGGGCCGAGGCCGAGCGGGTGCCCGTCACCGGCCCCGGCGACCGCGAACACGAACGGGCGGTCGGCGACGGTTCCACGGCCGGCCGGGCGGCCGGTGAGGAGTCCAGCGGTGACTAG
- a CDS encoding Hsp20/alpha crystallin family protein has protein sequence MTPEKKKHGNPFRGVLDMMSEMNRMSETMTSPEGGGVQPRGYHDAWSPATDIFARGSDLYVRCELPGVHLEDVEVSFSHGYLTIAGERRRDDADVVYYASERHLGAFRREITLPEGVKEADISAQFDDGLLEVKIADAADAEGPRQISVRSRKRR, from the coding sequence ATGACGCCGGAGAAGAAGAAGCACGGCAACCCGTTCCGCGGGGTGCTCGACATGATGAGCGAGATGAACCGCATGTCCGAGACCATGACCAGTCCGGAGGGCGGGGGTGTGCAGCCGCGCGGCTACCACGACGCGTGGAGCCCCGCCACCGACATCTTCGCGCGCGGATCGGACCTGTACGTCCGCTGCGAGCTGCCGGGCGTGCACCTGGAGGACGTCGAGGTGTCGTTCTCGCACGGCTACCTGACCATCGCCGGTGAGCGCCGGCGGGACGACGCCGACGTCGTCTACTACGCGTCGGAGCGCCACCTCGGTGCCTTCCGCCGCGAGATCACCCTGCCCGAGGGGGTCAAGGAGGCCGACATCTCGGCCCAGTTCGACGACGGCCTGCTGGAGGTCAAGATCGCCGACGCCGCCGACGCCGAGGGGCCGCGGCAGATCTCCGTGCGGAGCCGCAAGCGCCGCTAG
- a CDS encoding M16 family metallopeptidase, protein MSSLPTAAEQEPGSTVTLREPGEGSGLVRRTVLPGGLRVLTEAMPGVRSAAFGITATTGSRDEDDAHAGSAHFLEHLLFKGTERRDAMRISALLDGVGADHNAYTTKEQTTFHAKVLDRDLPLAIDVVCDMVANSVLDPGEVETERGVILEEIAMYEDEPADLVDDVFAAHVFAGSPLGRPILGTNDTIGRLPRERILEQYRDAYRPAELIVAAAGNLDHDGVVAAVRDAFSERLAVAGDAAAAGPRIGGAAVAVTPGTALLPRDTEQAHLILGCEGITRTDERRHALRVLSAALGGGMSSRLFQEVREKRGLAYAVYSYPSFYADTGLFQVGAGCLPDKIDEVLGVCREELAKVAAAGITEEELARAKGQLEGSLVLAGEGSEARMARLTAHELGHRRHRSIDDDLATFDAVTLEEVAAVAADLLNRPQALAVIGPYETGRVF, encoded by the coding sequence ATGAGCTCACTCCCCACCGCAGCCGAGCAGGAACCCGGCAGCACCGTCACCCTGCGGGAGCCGGGTGAGGGCTCGGGCCTGGTGCGGCGCACCGTGCTGCCCGGCGGGCTGCGTGTCCTCACCGAGGCGATGCCCGGTGTGCGGTCGGCCGCCTTCGGGATCACGGCGACGACCGGGTCCCGCGACGAGGACGACGCGCACGCCGGTTCCGCGCACTTCCTGGAGCACCTGCTGTTCAAGGGCACCGAGCGGCGCGACGCGATGCGGATCTCGGCGCTGCTGGACGGCGTCGGCGCCGACCACAACGCCTACACCACCAAAGAGCAGACGACCTTCCACGCCAAAGTGCTGGACCGGGACCTGCCGCTGGCCATCGACGTGGTCTGCGACATGGTGGCCAACTCGGTGCTCGACCCCGGGGAGGTGGAGACCGAGCGGGGGGTGATCCTCGAAGAGATCGCGATGTACGAGGACGAGCCCGCCGACCTGGTCGACGACGTCTTCGCCGCGCACGTGTTCGCCGGATCGCCGCTGGGCCGGCCCATCCTCGGCACCAACGACACGATCGGGCGGCTGCCCCGGGAGCGCATCCTGGAGCAGTACCGGGACGCTTACCGGCCGGCCGAGCTGATCGTGGCGGCGGCGGGCAATCTCGACCATGACGGGGTCGTCGCCGCCGTCCGCGACGCGTTCTCCGAGCGTCTGGCGGTGGCCGGAGACGCTGCCGCGGCGGGGCCGCGTATCGGAGGGGCTGCGGTGGCCGTCACGCCGGGCACGGCGCTGCTGCCGCGGGACACCGAGCAGGCCCACCTGATCCTCGGCTGCGAGGGGATCACCCGCACCGATGAGCGGCGTCACGCCCTGCGGGTCCTCAGTGCGGCGCTGGGCGGTGGCATGTCCTCGCGGCTCTTCCAGGAGGTGCGGGAGAAGCGGGGCTTGGCCTACGCCGTGTACTCCTACCCGAGCTTCTACGCCGACACCGGGCTGTTCCAGGTGGGCGCGGGCTGCCTGCCGGACAAGATCGACGAGGTGCTGGGGGTGTGCCGTGAGGAGCTGGCGAAGGTCGCGGCCGCCGGGATCACCGAGGAGGAGCTGGCCCGGGCCAAGGGGCAGCTGGAGGGGTCGCTGGTGCTGGCCGGCGAGGGCAGCGAGGCCCGGATGGCGCGGCTGACCGCGCACGAACTCGGCCACCGGCGGCACCGCTCGATCGACGACGACCTGGCGACGTTCGACGCCGTCACCCTGGAGGAGGTCGCGGCCGTGGCCGCGGACCTGCTCAACCGCCCGCAGGCGCTCGCGGTGATCGGCCCGTACGAGACCGGCCGCGTCTTCTGA